In the genome of Vibrio ziniensis, the window CGATTGGACGACAAACTGAATGTTGTTACGAGTATTTTAGAATTAAAGAAAGCATCGATAATATTCTGTCAGGAGCTCGTCAATCCTGATAACAAGGTGTTGTGTAAAGCGATAGTTAAGGTAGCATGTATCGACAATGAGAAGATGAGACCTAAGGCCATGCCTCAATTAATTATTTCGGAGTTAACTAACAGTGCACGCTGATATTTCAATTCTTGACTTATTTCTTCAAGCCAGCTTGCTCGTAAAACTGGTGATGCTGATCCTTCTGGGAATGTCGATTGTTTCATGGGCGATGATCATTAAGCGCTATAAAGTATTGTCGCAAGCAACGAGAGATGCAGAAGCGTTCGAAGATAGATTCTGGTCAGGAACCGATTTAGCCGTTCTCTACCAAGATGTGAAGAAACGCAAAGATGAGATTATGGGTACAGAAGAGATCTTCTATTCAGGTTTCACTGAGTTTGCTCGCTTACGCAAAACCAATGCTGATTCACCAGCTTTCGTGATGGAAGGAACTGGCCGAGCTATGCGTGTATCTGTGGCTCGTGAAGTCGAAGATTTAGAGGCCAACTTACCTTTTCTCGCTACCGTAGGCTCAATTAGTCCATATATCGGCTTGTTTGGTACTGTATGGGGTATTATGCATGCGTTTATCGCTCTAGGAGCGGTAAAGCAAGCAACATTGGCGATGGTTGCCCCAGGTATTGCGGAAGCATTGGTTGCCACAGCAATGGGTCTTTTTGCCGCGATTCCAGCAGTAATGGCATATAACCGTTTAAGCAATAGCGTGAGTAAGTTAGAGCACTCTTACGCAACGTTTTCTGAAGAATTCCATAGCATTTTACATCGTCAAGCGATGGCGGGTAGGGAATAATCAATGGCCGGTTATCAGCCTAAAAAACGTAAACTTACTGCAGAAATAAACGTTGTACCTTACATCGACGTTATGTTGGTGTTGTTGATCATCTTTATGGTGACATCGCCGTTTGTGACACAAGGCGTAGATGTAGAGCTCCCTAAAACGTCAACCGCAAAATCTATGTCTGATATGGCGGGTGATAGTGATGCAAGCTTTATTATTGTTGAAATAGATAAAGAAGGTAACTTAGGGTTAAGTGTAAACGATGAAGAAGTTCAGCGAGGTTTGTCGCTACAAGACATTATCGTGCGAGTGAAAGCGGAGCTATCAATAAAGCCAAATTCTCCAGTTGCGGTAGGCGGTGATGCTGCAACGCCATACGCGGAGGTGGTACTTGTGTTAGATGAGTTAAGCCGAGCTGGTATACCAAAAGTTGGGTTATTAACGGATATCAAGGAATAGGCTTAACATCGTTCATGAAAGACCATAAGTCGAAAAAGAGTTCATACAGCAAGCCGATAGTGATATCTGTCGGTCTTCATGCAATGTTGCTTGCAGCATTGCTTTGGGGATCTGACTTTACTATGTCCAAACCTGAGCCTACTGGCCAAATGGTACAAGCAGTAGTTATTGATCCTAATTTGGTGAAGCAACAAGCGGATAAAATTCGAAGCCAGCGCGAAGCTGCATCTAAAAAAGAACAAGAGCGTTTGGATAAGCTGCGTCGAGAAAGTGAACAGCTAGAGAAGAATCGTAAAGCTGAAGAAGAGCGTATTCGTACGCTTAAAGAGCAGCAAGTAAAAGAAGCTAAGGCTGCACGAGATGCAGAAAAGCGTCGTCAAGAGCAAGAAGAGCAACAAAAAGTCGCGGCAGAAAAGGCACGTATAGCGAAAGAGCAAGCTGCGAAGGCAGAAGCTGAGCGCAAAAGCAAAGAAGAAGCTGTAAAGAAAGCAGAAGCTGAACGTGTAGCAAAAGAAGCTGCCGTTGCGAAAGCCGAACAAGAAAGAGTCGCGAGAGAGAAGGCAGCTCAAGAAGCTCAAGAAAAAGCGCGCAAAGAGCGTGAAGCCGCAGAAAAGGCTGAACAAGATAGAATAGCAAAAGAAAAAGCGGCGAAAGAAGCTGCTGAAAAAGCAAGACAAGAAAAAGAACGTTTAGAAAAATTGGAACGTGAACGTAAAGAGCAAGAAAAAGCGCTAAACAGCATATTTTCAGGCTTAGAAACAGAAGTAGAAGCAAACTCTTCTGCACGTTCTCAATACGTTTCTGACGAATCCGTGCGTTGGGGAGCGATTTACACTCAGTTAATTCAACAAAATTTGTTAATAGAAGACAGCTATAAAGGCAAAGAGTGTAAAGTAAACCTTAGATTGATCCCGACAGGTACTGGTGCCATTGTAGGTGATGTTTCTGTTTTAGGCGGGGATTCACGTTTATGCTCAGCAACAAAACGTGCTATTGCGCAAGTAAGCACTTTCCCTTTGCCGAAAGATGAGCCGGACGTTGTTGCTAAGCTAAAAAATATTAATTTAACCGTAGTACCAGAGTAAAAGGATACAGGCTTGTGTTAAAGCGATTGATTATAGGATGTATACTTGTGTGTGCAAGTAGCATGCAATATGCGAATGCAGTATTGGAGCTGATCATTACTGACGGCATTAACTCTGCTCGCCCAATTGCCATTGTTCCGTTCAAATGGGAAGGTTCAGCCCCGTTACCACAAGATGTTTCGGCGGTTATTTCATCTGACCTACAAAGAAGTGGGAAATTCAGCCCAATTCCTACAAGCAAAATGCCGCAAACACCGTACACTGAAGCACAAGTTAAATTTGATGCTTGGACAGGTGTTGGGGTTGATGCTTTACTTACAGGCAGCATTACGCAAAATGCCGAAGGTAATTATGTAATTAATTACCAACTGGTTGATGTGGTTCGTGGACAACTCACGCAAGGACAAAGTAAATCTCTAAGCTCTGATGGTCAATTAGTCCTATCTAAGGATCATGTG includes:
- the ybgC gene encoding tol-pal system-associated acyl-CoA thioesterase, translating into MKAFHWPITIYYEDTDAGGVVYHSNYLKFFERARTEMLRSIGVSQQVLLEQRIGFVVRHADIDFIQGARLDDKLNVVTSILELKKASIIFCQELVNPDNKVLCKAIVKVACIDNEKMRPKAMPQLIISELTNSAR
- the tolQ gene encoding protein TolQ, which codes for MHADISILDLFLQASLLVKLVMLILLGMSIVSWAMIIKRYKVLSQATRDAEAFEDRFWSGTDLAVLYQDVKKRKDEIMGTEEIFYSGFTEFARLRKTNADSPAFVMEGTGRAMRVSVAREVEDLEANLPFLATVGSISPYIGLFGTVWGIMHAFIALGAVKQATLAMVAPGIAEALVATAMGLFAAIPAVMAYNRLSNSVSKLEHSYATFSEEFHSILHRQAMAGRE
- the tolR gene encoding protein TolR → MAGYQPKKRKLTAEINVVPYIDVMLVLLIIFMVTSPFVTQGVDVELPKTSTAKSMSDMAGDSDASFIIVEIDKEGNLGLSVNDEEVQRGLSLQDIIVRVKAELSIKPNSPVAVGGDAATPYAEVVLVLDELSRAGIPKVGLLTDIKE
- the tolA gene encoding cell envelope integrity protein TolA, translating into MKDHKSKKSSYSKPIVISVGLHAMLLAALLWGSDFTMSKPEPTGQMVQAVVIDPNLVKQQADKIRSQREAASKKEQERLDKLRRESEQLEKNRKAEEERIRTLKEQQVKEAKAARDAEKRRQEQEEQQKVAAEKARIAKEQAAKAEAERKSKEEAVKKAEAERVAKEAAVAKAEQERVAREKAAQEAQEKARKEREAAEKAEQDRIAKEKAAKEAAEKARQEKERLEKLERERKEQEKALNSIFSGLETEVEANSSARSQYVSDESVRWGAIYTQLIQQNLLIEDSYKGKECKVNLRLIPTGTGAIVGDVSVLGGDSRLCSATKRAIAQVSTFPLPKDEPDVVAKLKNINLTVVPE